Proteins encoded together in one Triticum dicoccoides isolate Atlit2015 ecotype Zavitan chromosome 7B, WEW_v2.0, whole genome shotgun sequence window:
- the LOC119341529 gene encoding uncharacterized protein LOC119341529, whose product MYGNRLSREFTTGLKDFLVVANANKQKGFVICPCVDCKNQKGYSSSREVHLHLLRHGFMPSYNCWTKHGERGVIMEENEEGDDFIDESYLAHFGDTFMEDAEGEGEGQGEGEGEGEGEGEEEARDETVDDLGRTIADARRRCETEKERENLDRMLEDHRKSLYPRCDDGLKKLGCTLDLLKWKARAGVADSAFENLLKMLKNMFPKNNELPASTYEAKKVVCPLGLEVLKIHACINDCILYRGEYENLNECPVCTALRYKIKGDDPGDDVEGEKPRKRVPAKVMWYAPIIPRLKHLFRNKEHAKLLRWHKEDRKSDGELRHTADGTQWRKIDREFKDFAADARNIRFGLSTDGMNPFGEQSSSHSTWPVTLCIYNLPPWLCMKRKFIMMPVLIQGPKQPGNDIDVYLRPLVDELLQLWGRPGVRVWDEHKKEEFNLRALLFVTINDWPALSNLSGLLNKGYNACTHCLHETESVHLPNCKKNVYLGHRRFLPKIHPVRKKGKHYNGKADHRPKPAERTGAEVFDMVKDLKVIFGKGPGGQSVPKGADGHAAMWKKKSIFWELEYWKVLEQRLKDPDDRHPEWFQGRASYALTKEEKVIFFECLSSMKVPSGFSSNIKGIINMAEKKFQNLKSHDCHVIMTQLLPIALRGLLPENKYVRNRARPEGSIAKGYGNEEVIEFCVDFVPDLKPIGLPRSRHEGRLSGKGTIGRKSTTCMDGHSLTEAHHTVLTNSSLVAPYFEKHKNILRSDNPGKPESWIRKAHMETFGSWLRKHLMNDNDVVDQLYMLAKTPSSTITTFQGYEINGNTFYTIAQDKKSTNQNSGVRFDAATENGQKVTYYGYIEEIWELDYGPSFKVPLFRCKWFKLTGGGVKVDQQYGMTMVDFNNLGYLDEPFALAKDVAQVFYVKDMSSKPRKRKDKKTISTSCDDPKRHIVLSGKRNIVGVEDKTDMSEDYNMFAEIPPFKVNTDPSIKLKDEDAPWIRH is encoded by the exons atgtacggtaaccgactctcccgcgagttcactacgggtttgaaagatttcctcgtagtggctaatgcgaacaagcagaagggttttgttatctgtccatgtgttgactgtaagaatcagaagggttactcttcctcaagagaagttcacctgcacctgcttcggcacggtttcatgccaagctataattgttggaccaagcatggagaaagaggggttataatggaagaaaatgaagaaggggatgatttcatcgatgaaagctatcttgctcatttcggtgatactttcatggaggatgctgaaggtgaaggggaaggtcaaggggaaggtgaaggggaaggtgaaggtgaaggtgaagaagaggcacgtgatgagaccgttgatgatcttggtcggaccattgctgatgcacggagacgctgcgaaactgaaaaggagagggagaatttggatcgcatgttagaggatcacagaaagtcgttgtaccccagatgcgatgatggtctgaaaaagctgggctgcacactggatttgctgaaatggaaggcacgggcaggtgtagctgactcggcatttgaaaacttgctgaaaatgttgaagaatatgtttccaaagaataacgagttgcccgccagtacgtacgaagcaaagaaggttgtatgccctctaggtttagaggttctgaagatacatgcatgcatcaacgactgcatcctctaccgcggtgaatacgagaatttgaatgaatgcccggtatgcactgcattgcgttataagatcaaaggcgatgaccctggtgacgatgttgagggcgagaaacccaggaagagggttcccgccaaggtgatgtggtatgctcctataataccacggttgaaacatctgttcaggaacaaagagcatgccaagttgttgcgatggcacaaagaggaccgtaagtcggacggggagttgagacacaccgcagatggaacgcaatggagaaagatcgacagagagttcaaagattttgcagctgacgcaaggaacataagatttggtctaagtacagatggcatgaatccttttggcgagcagagctccagccatagcacctggcccgtgactctatgcatctacaaccttcctccttggttgtgcatgaagcggaagttcattatgatgccagtgctcatccaaggtccgaagcaacccggcaacgacatcgatgtgtacctaaggccattagttgatgaacttttacagctgtggggcagacctggtgtccgtgtgtgggatgagcacaaaaaagaggaatttaacctacgagcgttgcttttcgtaaccatcaatgattggcctgctcttagtaacctttcgggactgttaaataagggatacaatgcatgcacgcactgcttacatgagactgaaagtgtacatttgccaaattgtaagaagaacgtgtaccttgggcatcgtcgatttcttccgaaaattcatccagtaagaaagaaaggcaagcattacaacggcaaggcagatcaccggccgaagcctgcggaacgcactggtgctgaggtatttgatatggtcaaggatttgaaagtcatctttggaaagggtcctggcggacaatcagttccgaagggagctgacgggcacgcagccatgtggaagaagaaatctatattctgggagctagaatattggaaagtcctagaa caacgtttgaaagaccctgatgaccggcatccggaatggtttcaaggtcgtgccagctacgctctgaccaaagaagagaaggtcatcttttttgaatgcctgagcagtatgaaggtcccgtctggattctcgtccaatataaagggaataataaacatggcggagaaaaagttccaaaacctgaagtctcacgactgccacgtgattatgacgcaattgcttccgattgctttgagggggctcctgccggaaaat aaatatgttcgtaaccgtgctaggccagaaggaagcatcgccaagggctatggaaatgaggaggtaattgagttttgtgttgactttgttcctgaccttaagccgattggtcttcctcgatcgcggcacgaggggagactaagtggaaaaggcacgatcggaaggaaatcaacgacatgtatggacggccattctctgactgaagcacaccacactgtactgaccaattccagcttggtggctccgtactttgagaaacacaagaatattttacgctcggacaacccggggaagcctgaatcctggattaggaaggcccacatggagactttcggcagttggttgagaaaacatttaatgaatgacaatgatgttgtagatcagctgtacatgttggccaagacaccatcttcgactataacgactttccaagggtacgagataaatgggaatacattttacacgatcgcccaagataaaaagagcaccaatcaaaacagtggtgtccgctttgatgcagcaaccgagaatgggcaaaaggtcacatattatggttacatagaggagatatgggaacttgactatggaccctcctttaaggtccctttgttccggtgcaaatggttcaagctaacaggaggtggggtaaaggtggaccagcaatacggaatgacaatggtggatttcaacaatcttggttaccttgacgaaccattcgccctagcgaaagatgtcgctcaggttttctatgtgaaggacatgagtagcaaaccgaggaaacggaaagataagaaaacgatcagtacatcatgcgatgatccaaagcgccacattgttctttcaggaaaaagaaacatcgtgggagtggaggacaagacagacatgtcagaagattataatatgtttgctgaaattccgcccttcaaagtgaacaccgacccaagcattaagttaaaagatgaggatgctccatggatacggcac
- the LOC119341162 gene encoding uncharacterized protein LOC119341162 has protein sequence MEDVGFEFLVDVVDRFPFRQDFADSLNHPDPVPLAVLPRIAASAEPAEWNAVYWCGQRIGGARQGRPQDDGRQRREASPTRSAESTDRVNLEGLDGQKGYVLGVRRRTEHVSI, from the exons ATGGAAGATGTTGGCTTCGAGTTCCTGGTGGATGTTGTCGACAG GTTTCCATTCCGTCAAGACTTTGCGGACAGCTTGAACCACCCAGATCCGGTTCCTCTGGCGGTCCTCCCGCGGATTGCTGCGAGCGCTGAGCCGGCTGAGTGGAATGCCGTCTACTGGTGCGGCCAGCGTATTGGCGGCGCTAGACAGGGCAGGCCGCAGGACGACGGGCGACAGCGGCGGGAGGCTTCTCCGACAAGGTCGGCGGAGTCAACGGACAGGGTGAATCTGGAGGGTCTGGATGGACAAAAAG GTTACGTCTTGGGAGTGCGCCGCCGGACAGAACACGTGTCCATCTAG